Proteins co-encoded in one Pelobates fuscus isolate aPelFus1 chromosome 5, aPelFus1.pri, whole genome shotgun sequence genomic window:
- the LOC134611996 gene encoding glutaredoxin-1-like — MAERFVDSKIKPGKVTVFIKRECPYCVRALEILQQYRFKPEGFEVLSVNDQNDTEKIMQCLLEKTGQRTVPRIFFGNNCIGGCSELSILESNGKLDQTLQTLGALQ, encoded by the exons ATGGCTGAGAGATTTGTAGACAGTAAAATAAAGCCGGGCAAAGTCACTGTGTTTATTAAGAGAGAATGTCCTTACTGTGTTAGAGCCCTAGAAATCTTACAACAATATCGTTTTAAACCAGAGGGCTTTGAAGTTCTTTCTGTCAATGACCAGAATGACACAGAAAAGATTATGCAATGCCTGCTCGAAAAAACAGGACAAAGAACG GTACCGCGTATATTTTTTGGAAATAATTGCATCGGTGGCTGCTCGGAGCTCTCCATTCTTGAAAGCAACGGGAAGTTGGATCAAACTTTGCAAACTTTAGGCGCTTTGCAATAA